In bacterium, a genomic segment contains:
- a CDS encoding O-antigen ligase family protein — MMQHSKSGRLRLPRYWEAPLFVTAIFLTFVVARYMQLGARREIFKTLRIEFVLGLVLAVACVFIISAYPVRIAKLRPAKNVLVGITLLFVAMIIQIPFAADKVMANNIFVDRVIKFAMLTFFMVALIRSPRAMRYFLAAFLFACFYVTQESARGAISGSLVWQNQGVMRLHGAVPIYAHPNSLGGVAIGLVPFVVFLFPVIRDWKFKLLLLPPLMTAGVCMLYSGSRTTYVGFFGFLVYWWLRSTNKLRWLLIGTALAAAALPVIPDQYVERFKSIGGQEAEGHSKQMRIEILNDAWKILMDNPLGVGVASFPAVRNRVFGRTQDTHNLYLEVATNLGLQGLAIFVFLVYAMLAALHHAEKRFVRLARLLHGAARGRAQPPPALRLRIAAMEDDLRFMRAVVMAAAGFLYIRLVLGLFGMDLYEVYWWFVAGIAFSSLWISYEMKRLVAALVAQVSDARI, encoded by the coding sequence ATGATGCAGCACAGCAAATCCGGCCGCTTGCGCCTCCCGCGCTACTGGGAGGCGCCGCTGTTCGTCACTGCGATCTTCCTGACCTTCGTCGTGGCCAGGTACATGCAGCTGGGTGCGCGCCGGGAGATCTTCAAGACCTTGCGCATCGAGTTCGTGCTGGGCCTGGTCCTGGCCGTGGCCTGTGTCTTCATCATCTCCGCCTATCCCGTGCGGATCGCGAAGCTCAGGCCCGCCAAGAACGTGCTGGTCGGCATCACACTGCTCTTCGTGGCGATGATCATCCAGATCCCCTTCGCGGCCGACAAGGTGATGGCCAACAACATATTCGTCGACCGCGTCATCAAATTCGCCATGCTCACCTTCTTCATGGTGGCGTTGATCCGGTCGCCGCGGGCCATGCGCTATTTCCTGGCCGCTTTCCTGTTCGCCTGCTTCTACGTGACGCAGGAATCGGCGCGGGGCGCGATCTCCGGCAGTCTCGTCTGGCAGAACCAGGGCGTGATGCGCCTGCACGGGGCCGTACCGATCTACGCCCATCCCAACAGCCTGGGCGGCGTAGCCATCGGGTTGGTGCCCTTCGTGGTCTTCCTCTTCCCTGTCATCAGGGACTGGAAGTTCAAGCTCCTGCTCCTGCCGCCGCTGATGACGGCCGGCGTCTGCATGCTCTATTCGGGATCGCGCACGACCTACGTGGGGTTCTTCGGCTTCCTCGTCTACTGGTGGCTGCGATCGACGAACAAGCTGCGGTGGCTTCTGATCGGGACGGCCCTGGCGGCGGCGGCCTTGCCCGTCATCCCCGATCAGTACGTCGAGCGCTTCAAGAGCATCGGCGGTCAGGAGGCGGAGGGCCATTCCAAGCAGATGCGGATCGAGATCCTCAATGATGCCTGGAAGATCCTGATGGACAACCCTCTCGGCGTGGGGGTGGCGTCGTTTCCGGCGGTGCGCAACCGCGTGTTCGGCCGCACCCAGGACACGCACAATCTCTACCTGGAAGTGGCTACCAATCTCGGCCTGCAGGGGCTCGCCATCTTCGTCTTCCTGGTCTACGCTATGCTGGCCGCCCTGCATCACGCGGAGAAGCGCTTCGTGAGGCTTGCCAGGCTCCTCCACGGCGCCGCCCGCGGCCGGGCGCAACCGCCGCCGGCGCTTCGCCTGCGTATCGCCGCGATGGAGGACGATCTGCGCTTCATGCGGGCCGTCGTCATGGCCGCGGCCGGATTTCTGTATATTAGGCTTGTGCTCGGCCTCTTCGGCATGGACCTTTACGAGGTCTACTGGTGGTTCGTCGCCGGCATCGCGTTTTCGTCCCTGTGGATCTCGTACGAGATGAAACGCTTGGTCGCGGCTCTGGTGGCCCAGGTCAGCGATGCGAGAATCTAG
- a CDS encoding SGNH/GDSL hydrolase family protein — protein MSNWFKTSGTAAVLALLLPLAACGTADDNGGDVAMQETARTSSAGPETPRRLLFIHHSCGGQLMADPGERAGGAPGSGRRCIYDSHPNGGGLRALLTAGGYDVSELSYESVLGADTDIRHWRRKFAEHMDAILATDHQDRRYGDGTINGIVAFKSCYPNNDFTGPGVEPGDPDAEELTVANAKAAYRALLPHFRARPDVLFVAFTAPPRAEPRRDLKDRLKGAFGSGPTPADHAREFNTWLTDRENGWLSAYALPNVVVFDYYDILTGGRGNWSAYPTGGGQDSHPSRQGNAKAAAAFVPFINAAVAGMN, from the coding sequence ATGAGTAATTGGTTTAAGACCTCGGGTACCGCAGCGGTGCTGGCGTTGCTGCTTCCCCTGGCCGCCTGCGGCACGGCCGACGACAACGGAGGAGACGTGGCCATGCAAGAGACGGCACGGACATCGAGCGCGGGGCCCGAAACCCCCAGGCGCCTGCTCTTCATACACCATTCCTGCGGCGGCCAGCTGATGGCCGATCCGGGCGAGCGCGCCGGCGGGGCCCCCGGTTCCGGCCGGCGCTGCATCTACGACAGCCATCCCAACGGGGGCGGGTTGCGCGCCCTGCTGACGGCCGGCGGCTACGACGTGAGCGAGCTGTCCTACGAGTCTGTCCTCGGCGCGGACACGGACATCCGCCACTGGCGGCGCAAGTTCGCCGAGCACATGGACGCCATCCTGGCCACCGACCACCAGGATCGCAGGTACGGGGACGGCACGATCAACGGCATCGTCGCCTTCAAGTCCTGCTACCCGAACAACGATTTCACGGGCCCCGGCGTCGAGCCCGGCGATCCCGACGCCGAGGAGCTCACCGTGGCCAACGCCAAGGCCGCCTACCGGGCTCTGTTGCCCCATTTCCGGGCGCGTCCCGACGTGCTCTTCGTGGCCTTCACCGCGCCGCCGCGCGCCGAGCCCAGGCGGGATCTCAAGGACCGCCTGAAGGGCGCCTTCGGTTCCGGGCCGACCCCGGCCGATCACGCCCGCGAGTTCAATACCTGGCTGACCGATCGCGAGAACGGTTGGCTCTCCGCCTACGCCTTGCCCAACGTGGTGGTTTTCGATTACTACGACATCCTGACCGGCGGCAGGGGAAACTGGTCGGCCTATCCGACCGGCGGCGGCCAGGACAGCCATCCCAGCCGGCAGGGCAACGCCAAGGCCGCGGCGGCCTTCGTACCCTTCATCAACGCCGCGGTAGCAGGGATGAACTAG
- a CDS encoding glycosyltransferase family 4 protein, with amino-acid sequence MSGTPAPKVVMLAPGELFGGVETQLLGLSESLRDRNGSAPILALFHDHELAARARQAGLRVVLIRARHRYDPAAARDLRDLVDGAGVDVLHVHGYRAAVTAAVAGKRLGVPVVKTEHGLPEPGGGPVARLKKALNRRLDGWATRKVGAAVCYVTADIMARCADMHRGLERRVVHNGIAPLDPASTARPPELSTDACEVGLVGRVSEVKGIGFALRALAASGVPGRVRLHVIGSGPLERRLSREALDLGLAGRVAFHGFQRNVYDWLAHLDILLMPSLHEGLPYTLLEAMSLGTAVVASRVGGLAEVLRDGETGLLVEVGDVAGIAAAITRLAEDPRLRTGLGRRAAAEQRARYTLQTMTDAYLGIYAEATR; translated from the coding sequence ATGAGCGGCACTCCCGCACCGAAAGTGGTCATGCTGGCGCCCGGCGAACTGTTCGGCGGCGTGGAGACGCAGCTGCTCGGACTGAGCGAGAGTCTCCGCGACCGCAACGGGTCGGCGCCCATCCTCGCCCTATTCCATGACCACGAGCTGGCGGCGCGCGCCCGCCAGGCGGGACTGCGCGTCGTTTTGATCCGTGCCCGCCACCGCTACGATCCGGCGGCGGCGCGGGATCTGCGCGATCTGGTCGACGGCGCGGGCGTCGATGTCCTGCACGTGCACGGCTACCGGGCCGCCGTCACCGCGGCGGTGGCCGGGAAGCGGCTGGGCGTGCCCGTCGTGAAGACCGAGCACGGCCTGCCCGAACCGGGCGGCGGACCGGTGGCGCGGCTCAAGAAGGCGCTGAATCGACGGCTGGACGGGTGGGCCACGCGCAAGGTGGGCGCCGCCGTCTGCTACGTCACGGCGGACATCATGGCGCGCTGCGCGGACATGCATCGGGGCCTGGAGCGCCGTGTCGTCCACAACGGCATCGCGCCGCTGGACCCGGCCTCGACGGCACGGCCGCCGGAACTCTCGACCGATGCCTGCGAGGTGGGGCTGGTCGGAAGGGTCTCGGAGGTCAAGGGCATCGGTTTCGCCTTGCGCGCGCTGGCCGCGAGCGGCGTTCCCGGGCGCGTACGCCTGCACGTGATCGGCTCGGGCCCGCTGGAGCGGAGGCTGTCCCGCGAGGCGTTGGACCTCGGCCTGGCGGGGCGCGTGGCCTTCCACGGCTTCCAGCGCAACGTCTACGACTGGCTGGCCCACCTCGACATCCTGCTGATGCCCTCATTGCACGAGGGCCTGCCCTACACGCTGCTGGAGGCCATGTCCCTCGGCACGGCGGTGGTTGCCTCGCGCGTCGGCGGCCTGGCGGAGGTGCTGCGCGACGGGGAGACCGGTCTGCTGGTCGAGGTGGGCGACGTGGCGGGCATCGCCGCGGCGATCACCCGACTGGCCGAGGACCCGCGGCTGCGCACCGGGCTCGGCCGGCGGGCGGCGGCGGAGCAGCGCGCCCGCTACACCCTTCAGACGATGACGGACGCATACCTGGGGATCTACGCCGAGGCGACCCGCTGA